From a region of the Corallococcus coralloides DSM 2259 genome:
- a CDS encoding ATP-binding protein — MRSTLLPILLLCAALASVGVGVWTLVKRSRTTLVEQFAGDRQKQLDEAVGGVTDSLEEVGKNLRFAGELMSQPGSLAEHRRELRALLEAVGQYKAIAAYDGDGAERLLLLDRKPDPQVSREGLVAEMAGTARRALMRPPGDLTTSPVLDAANGGWLRILATALPATDGKPEGAVAVLVDTESFFAPLRIVTSDLEARMLLVGTHGQPTPASDPVLAEWFGRASQKDSGVPGFAFLVSRLKAGARGMLPLSEQEAERLGLGRSEVVAVYTPIRMRGGSHWAVATLVSTAALRSHEQSLVVRLLGAGALVAFFLVAFAVYVVLARRRAVALRESRRHAAQLAALHDRTRKILDHLPTGVLALTEDGRISAVNQALRSRVPGNVTGAPLASAFPGAPAPVMERLSALVASARREDRPLSLLGEPLALFGEEGTYNLHAVPLTAEDPKEETRALLVVEDLSDVRALETQLLRAEKLATVGVLAAGIAHEIGTPLGVVRGRAEYVQSKLGPTHPQGPGLGVIVEQIDRVSRTLRQLLDFSRLQPAMVRPVALGPLVRSVHELLQVEAERRRVSLSVDVPESVPALAADADQLQQVLLNLTLNACDACSEGGKVEVTASALAGPEEGTWGLVALTVRDDGCGIPKERLNQVFDPFFTTKKRGQGTGLGLTMVAHVVRNHGGRVELESTPGQGTRVTVLWPVARAVPEERNAERLAV; from the coding sequence ATGCGGTCCACGCTCCTGCCCATCCTCCTCTTGTGCGCCGCGCTGGCGAGCGTGGGGGTGGGGGTCTGGACGCTCGTGAAGCGCAGCCGGACGACCCTGGTGGAGCAGTTCGCGGGGGACCGGCAGAAGCAGCTGGACGAGGCGGTGGGCGGCGTCACGGACTCCCTGGAAGAGGTGGGCAAGAACCTGCGCTTCGCGGGCGAGCTGATGTCCCAGCCGGGGAGCCTGGCGGAGCACCGCCGGGAGCTGCGCGCGCTCTTGGAGGCGGTGGGCCAGTACAAGGCCATCGCGGCGTACGACGGCGACGGCGCGGAGCGGCTGCTGCTGCTGGACCGCAAGCCGGACCCGCAGGTGTCGCGCGAGGGGCTGGTGGCGGAGATGGCCGGCACGGCGCGCCGCGCGCTGATGCGTCCGCCGGGGGACCTCACCACGTCGCCCGTCCTGGACGCGGCCAACGGCGGCTGGCTGCGCATCCTGGCCACGGCGCTGCCCGCGACGGACGGCAAGCCCGAGGGCGCGGTGGCGGTGCTGGTGGACACGGAGTCGTTCTTCGCGCCGCTGCGCATCGTCACGTCGGACCTGGAGGCGCGGATGCTGCTCGTGGGCACGCACGGCCAGCCCACGCCCGCCAGCGACCCGGTCCTGGCGGAGTGGTTCGGTCGCGCGAGCCAGAAGGACTCGGGCGTGCCGGGCTTCGCGTTCCTGGTGTCCCGGCTGAAGGCCGGCGCGCGCGGCATGCTGCCCCTGTCCGAACAGGAGGCGGAGCGGTTGGGGCTGGGGCGCTCGGAGGTGGTGGCCGTCTACACGCCCATCCGCATGCGCGGCGGCAGCCACTGGGCGGTGGCGACGCTGGTGTCCACCGCGGCGCTGCGTTCGCACGAGCAGTCGCTGGTGGTGCGGCTCTTGGGCGCGGGCGCGCTGGTGGCGTTCTTCCTGGTGGCCTTCGCGGTGTACGTGGTGCTGGCGCGGCGGCGCGCGGTGGCGCTGAGGGAGAGCCGCCGGCACGCGGCCCAGCTCGCCGCGCTCCATGACCGGACGCGGAAGATCCTGGACCACCTGCCCACGGGCGTCCTCGCGCTGACGGAGGACGGGCGGATCAGCGCCGTCAACCAGGCCCTGCGCTCGCGAGTGCCCGGCAACGTGACGGGCGCGCCACTGGCGTCCGCGTTCCCCGGGGCGCCTGCGCCGGTGATGGAGCGGCTGTCCGCGCTGGTGGCCTCCGCGCGGCGGGAGGACCGGCCGCTGAGCCTGTTGGGCGAACCGCTGGCGCTCTTTGGCGAGGAGGGCACGTACAACCTCCACGCGGTGCCGCTGACCGCGGAGGACCCCAAGGAGGAGACGCGCGCGCTCCTGGTGGTGGAGGACCTGAGCGACGTTCGCGCGCTGGAGACGCAGCTGTTGCGCGCGGAGAAGCTGGCCACGGTGGGCGTGCTGGCGGCGGGCATCGCGCATGAGATCGGCACGCCGCTGGGCGTGGTGCGCGGCCGGGCGGAGTACGTGCAGAGCAAGCTGGGCCCTACGCATCCCCAAGGTCCGGGGCTGGGCGTCATCGTCGAGCAGATCGACCGGGTGAGCCGCACGCTGCGCCAGTTGCTCGACTTCTCCCGCCTGCAACCGGCGATGGTGCGGCCGGTGGCGCTGGGGCCGCTCGTCCGGAGCGTGCATGAGCTGTTGCAGGTGGAGGCGGAGCGGCGGCGGGTGAGCTTGAGCGTGGACGTGCCGGAGTCCGTGCCCGCGCTGGCGGCGGACGCGGATCAGCTCCAGCAGGTGCTGCTCAACCTCACGCTCAATGCCTGCGATGCGTGCAGCGAGGGCGGCAAGGTGGAGGTCACCGCTTCCGCGCTCGCGGGCCCGGAGGAGGGCACGTGGGGCCTGGTCGCGCTCACCGTGCGCGACGACGGGTGCGGGATTCCCAAGGAGCGCCTCAACCAGGTGTTCGATCCGTTCTTCACGACGAAGAAGCGCGGACAGGGCACGGGGCTGGGGCTGACGATGGTGGCCCACGTCGTGCGCAACCACGGCGGACGGGTGGAGCTGGAGAGCACGCCGGGGCAGGGCACCCGCGTCACCGTGCTGTGGCCGGTGGCCCGCGCTGTCCCAGAGGAACGAAATGCCGAGCGACTTGCCGTCTGA
- a CDS encoding response regulator transcription factor, translating to MHGKILLLDSKPPVRGATARHLTAAGFTVLTARTDAQARSLLDTNLFDAVLIDHPFGRPGMEEGLRFARDLRLQDSHVPILLMTALPLDEVRHSAWSSGITKLLPKPQLMPVLILHLSALIPAAANEDQPQPIPMR from the coding sequence ATGCACGGTAAAATCCTCCTCCTCGATTCGAAGCCCCCGGTTCGTGGTGCGACGGCACGTCACCTGACGGCCGCGGGCTTCACCGTCCTCACCGCGCGCACGGATGCCCAGGCTCGCAGCCTGCTGGACACGAACCTGTTCGACGCGGTCCTCATCGACCATCCCTTCGGCCGGCCCGGCATGGAGGAAGGTCTGCGGTTCGCTCGCGACCTGCGCCTGCAGGACTCGCACGTCCCCATCCTGCTGATGACGGCGCTGCCCCTGGACGAGGTCCGGCACTCTGCATGGAGCAGCGGCATCACCAAGCTGCTGCCCAAACCGCAGCTGATGCCGGTGCTCATCCTCCACCTGTCCGCGCTCATCCCCGCCGCGGCCAACGAGGACCAGCCCCAGCCCATCCCCATGCGGTGA
- a CDS encoding LLM class flavin-dependent oxidoreductase has product MIPFSVLDLSPVISGGDAGLALHNSLDLARHAEALGYKRFWLAEHHNMTGIASAATSVVIGYVAGGTKTIRVGAGGVMLPNHAPLIIAEQFGTLETLYPGRIDLGLGRAPGTDQRTSAALRRGLGGADSFPQDVVELQNYFKDPTPGQAVRAVPGAGLHVPLWLLGSSTFSAQLAAALGLPFAFASHFAPAQMMSALHLYRTQFRPSDVLQKPYAMIGVNVFAADTDKEGQRLFTSLLQAFINLRRGRPGPLLPPVDSMDGQLNEMELAEIEHMLACTVVGSPDSVREGLQSLLEQTGADELMVTAQIFDHAARLRSFEIVAQVREQLTAAGTRPAPSPQAAR; this is encoded by the coding sequence ATGATCCCCTTCTCCGTCCTCGACCTGTCCCCCGTCATCTCCGGGGGCGACGCCGGCCTTGCCCTCCACAACAGCCTGGACCTGGCCCGCCACGCGGAAGCCCTGGGCTACAAGCGCTTCTGGCTGGCCGAGCACCACAACATGACGGGCATCGCCAGCGCGGCCACGTCCGTGGTCATCGGGTACGTGGCGGGGGGCACGAAGACGATTCGCGTGGGCGCGGGCGGCGTCATGCTGCCCAACCACGCGCCGCTCATCATCGCGGAGCAGTTCGGCACCCTGGAGACGCTCTACCCCGGCCGCATCGACCTGGGCCTGGGGCGCGCGCCGGGGACGGATCAGCGCACCTCCGCCGCGCTGCGCCGGGGCCTGGGCGGCGCGGACAGCTTCCCGCAGGACGTGGTGGAGCTGCAGAACTACTTCAAGGACCCCACGCCGGGGCAGGCCGTGCGCGCGGTGCCGGGCGCGGGCCTGCACGTGCCGCTGTGGCTGCTGGGCTCCAGCACCTTCAGCGCGCAGCTGGCCGCGGCCCTGGGGCTGCCCTTCGCGTTCGCGTCGCACTTCGCGCCCGCGCAGATGATGAGCGCGCTGCACCTGTACCGCACGCAGTTCCGCCCGTCGGACGTGCTCCAGAAGCCGTACGCGATGATTGGCGTCAACGTCTTCGCCGCGGACACGGACAAAGAGGGCCAGCGCCTCTTCACGTCGCTGCTCCAGGCCTTCATCAACCTGCGCCGGGGCAGGCCGGGCCCGCTCCTGCCGCCGGTGGACAGCATGGACGGTCAGCTCAACGAGATGGAGCTGGCGGAGATCGAGCACATGCTGGCGTGCACCGTGGTGGGCTCGCCGGACAGCGTGCGCGAAGGCCTCCAGTCCCTGCTGGAGCAGACCGGGGCCGACGAGCTGATGGTGACCGCGCAGATTTTCGACCACGCGGCGCGGCTGCGCTCCTTCGAGATCGTCGCGCAGGTGCGCGAGCAGCTCACGGCCGCTGGCACGCGGCCCGCACCGTCCCCGCAAGCCGCGCGATGA
- a CDS encoding response regulator, giving the protein MPARVPRNLLIVDDETVLCWVLGRFFTSAGYEVDSATDLDEALERVKRGRYDLVISDLRLSGTQSEEGLVIAERVRESSPATRMVLLTAFATPDLGTRAQALGVDLVLSKPQPLPDLAEHVSQLLEAPRQESARHARCREPRS; this is encoded by the coding sequence ATGCCTGCTCGTGTGCCCCGGAACCTGCTGATCGTCGATGATGAAACGGTCCTGTGCTGGGTCCTGGGCCGCTTCTTCACCAGCGCCGGCTACGAGGTCGACTCGGCCACGGACCTGGACGAGGCCCTGGAGCGCGTGAAGCGCGGCCGGTACGACCTGGTCATCAGCGACCTGCGCCTGAGCGGAACGCAGTCCGAGGAGGGGCTCGTCATCGCGGAGCGGGTGCGCGAGTCCTCGCCGGCCACGCGCATGGTGCTGCTGACGGCGTTCGCGACACCGGACCTGGGGACGCGTGCGCAGGCGCTGGGCGTGGACCTGGTGCTGAGCAAACCCCAGCCGCTGCCGGACCTGGCGGAGCACGTCTCGCAATTGCTGGAAGCTCCGCGCCAAGAAAGCGCGCGTCACGCCCGCTGCCGGGAGCCCCGGTCCTGA
- a CDS encoding CoA transferase subunit A, translating to MNRARWSSLSEAVASIPDGASLAAGGFMLGRAPMALVLELVAQEKRGLQLISLPNPLPAEFLVAGGCLKRVELPFGALVLENRVRPLPCLKRAIEAGDIEWREHDGYRVVQRLRAASMGLPFIPAPDADVSELAEVDAPRTVEDPFTGRRVPVEPAYYPDVALIHARAADDKGNLLIEDPTTDLLVAGAAKRIIATVEERVPKLSRVTIPAFQVERVVLAPGGALPTGCLGQYPHDDAMLAAYLAAADAGDAKGFLMSLRATRSAA from the coding sequence GTGAACCGCGCCCGTTGGAGTTCCCTGTCGGAGGCGGTGGCCTCCATCCCGGACGGCGCGTCGCTCGCGGCCGGCGGGTTCATGCTGGGCCGCGCGCCCATGGCGCTGGTGCTGGAGCTGGTGGCGCAGGAGAAGCGCGGCCTGCAGCTCATCTCCCTGCCCAACCCGCTGCCGGCGGAGTTCCTGGTCGCGGGCGGGTGCCTCAAGCGCGTGGAGCTGCCCTTTGGCGCGCTGGTGCTGGAGAACCGCGTGCGTCCCCTGCCCTGCCTCAAGCGGGCCATCGAGGCGGGCGACATTGAATGGCGCGAGCACGACGGCTACCGCGTGGTGCAGCGGCTGCGCGCGGCATCCATGGGGCTGCCGTTCATCCCCGCGCCGGACGCGGACGTGTCGGAGCTGGCGGAGGTGGACGCGCCGCGCACGGTGGAGGACCCGTTCACGGGCCGCCGCGTGCCGGTGGAGCCCGCGTACTACCCGGACGTGGCGCTCATCCATGCCCGGGCGGCGGACGACAAGGGCAACCTGCTGATTGAAGACCCCACCACGGACCTGCTCGTCGCGGGCGCGGCGAAGCGGATCATCGCCACGGTGGAGGAGCGCGTGCCGAAGCTGTCGCGCGTCACCATCCCCGCCTTCCAGGTGGAGCGCGTGGTGCTCGCCCCCGGCGGTGCGCTGCCCACGGGGTGCCTGGGCCAGTACCCGCATGACGACGCGATGCTCGCGGCCTACCTGGCCGCGGCGGATGCGGGCGACGCGAAGGGCTTCCTCATGTCGCTGCGCGCGACGCGGAGCGCGGCATGA
- a CDS encoding sigma-54-dependent transcriptional regulator, whose protein sequence is MPSDLPSDARILVVDDHVEMGRMLQEPLADAGWTVDLATGGQEALTLIRSRVYDAVLTDLRMEKVDGLDVLDAARAVDPELPVLLMTAFGGVESAVEAMRRGAYHYFTKPFRLDEVRLYLGRALEDRRLRAEHRALKQASQERSGLGALVGRSAPMRGLYELIDRVAHAAAPVLLRGESGSGKELVARALHVEGPRASNPFVAVNCTALPGPLLESELFGHVKGAFTGATSVRRGLFVEAHGGTLFLDEIGDMPTELQARLLRVLEDGEVRAVGSDASRTVDVRVVAATHQDLEARVREGRFRADLFYRLNVVTLRVPSLKERREDIPQLVEHFTARSRARNPRSRVTSLSPEVVAALGAMSWPGNVRELENLVERLVVLVPRETVTLEDLRPHAPVTEPETPLAQAQEGVWTLRKLEGEYIHWMVQHCGGNKTRAAELLGIDVSTIHRRERER, encoded by the coding sequence ATGCCGAGCGACTTGCCGTCTGACGCGCGCATCCTCGTGGTGGACGACCACGTGGAGATGGGGCGCATGCTCCAGGAGCCGCTGGCCGACGCGGGCTGGACGGTGGACCTGGCCACGGGCGGTCAGGAGGCGCTGACGCTCATCCGCTCGCGCGTGTACGACGCGGTGCTGACCGACCTGCGCATGGAGAAGGTGGACGGCCTGGACGTGCTGGACGCCGCCCGCGCGGTGGACCCGGAGCTGCCCGTGCTGCTGATGACGGCCTTCGGCGGCGTGGAGAGCGCCGTGGAGGCGATGCGCCGGGGCGCGTACCACTACTTCACCAAGCCCTTCCGCCTGGACGAGGTGCGGCTGTACCTGGGCCGAGCGCTGGAGGACCGCCGACTGCGCGCGGAGCACCGGGCGCTGAAGCAGGCGTCGCAGGAGCGCTCCGGCCTGGGCGCACTGGTGGGGAGGAGCGCGCCCATGCGCGGGCTGTACGAGCTCATCGACCGGGTGGCGCACGCGGCGGCTCCGGTGCTGCTCCGAGGCGAGAGCGGCAGCGGCAAGGAGCTGGTGGCCCGCGCGCTCCATGTCGAAGGCCCGCGCGCGTCCAATCCCTTCGTGGCCGTCAACTGCACCGCGCTGCCGGGGCCGCTCTTGGAGAGCGAGCTGTTCGGCCACGTGAAGGGCGCCTTCACCGGGGCCACGTCCGTGCGGCGCGGTCTGTTCGTGGAGGCGCACGGAGGCACGCTGTTCCTGGACGAGATTGGCGACATGCCCACGGAGCTCCAGGCGCGGCTGTTGCGCGTGCTGGAGGACGGCGAGGTGCGCGCGGTGGGCTCGGATGCCAGCCGCACGGTGGATGTGCGCGTGGTGGCCGCCACGCACCAGGACCTGGAGGCGCGCGTGAGGGAAGGGCGCTTCCGCGCGGACCTCTTCTACCGGCTCAACGTCGTCACGCTGCGGGTGCCTTCGCTGAAGGAGCGCCGGGAGGACATCCCGCAGCTGGTGGAGCACTTCACCGCCCGCTCCCGCGCGCGCAACCCGCGCTCCCGCGTGACGTCGCTGTCACCGGAGGTGGTGGCCGCGCTGGGCGCCATGTCCTGGCCGGGCAACGTGCGTGAGCTGGAGAACCTGGTGGAGCGGCTGGTGGTGCTCGTCCCCCGGGAGACGGTGACGCTGGAGGACCTGCGCCCCCACGCGCCGGTGACGGAGCCGGAGACCCCGCTCGCGCAGGCGCAGGAGGGCGTGTGGACCCTGCGCAAGCTGGAGGGGGAGTACATCCACTGGATGGTCCAGCACTGCGGCGGGAACAAGACCCGCGCCGCGGAGCTGCTGGGCATCGATGTGTCCACCATCCATCGTCGCGAGCGGGAGCGGTAA
- a CDS encoding diguanylate cyclase domain-containing protein: MPRYALIAEPDRHRAAGLLALAQQEGLEGVVARDGAEAQELVRLRGAPTLLVTDLALPRVDGFALLAWLRGRSDARHMAVMVVTAFDELRVRAWQLKDALGIHALLSRRAGPEAMRDGVRRALAGQLAGHGQLELNAEEEKRRLARIDELKLVDPGPPDQKLQDLVAEVAQAFGVPVALLTLVLGDKQWFKAHVGLPAALAKERGTPRDWAFCHHVVQGREALVVPDATRHPVFRDNPLVRDGIVGSYAGAPLITSTGDVLGSLCVIDTRPLMLGPEDLAALRELANRVAENLEHPTARGLPRPITPRPLGASEPVLTEAAALALVREAVSALDVPVLVVAPGRRPFASNAALAELLGLPEDRLSGMAFDSLCQHIASLTADPGGTLRQLDLAAESSRGLHLTLSLERPRPREVRWVARPFLVPGGIAQLLSLMDLGIGADLKGTRERLLRQDALTGLDTRRVGEERLAREIGRCRREGLPTSLLLVDLVELGAVNRARGYDAGDAALRELARHAEGHCPPPGFVVRWTGDSLLLVLPGADAVAAEAARQQLHDMPGQPACVSIAVTVQGEEDPHGTLDRARAALVRAKSERKAAPPRD, from the coding sequence ATGCCCCGCTACGCCCTCATCGCCGAACCGGATCGCCACCGCGCCGCGGGCCTGCTCGCGCTCGCGCAGCAAGAGGGGCTGGAGGGCGTGGTGGCGCGCGACGGCGCGGAGGCCCAGGAGCTGGTGCGGCTGCGGGGTGCTCCCACGCTGCTGGTGACGGACCTGGCGCTGCCCCGGGTGGACGGGTTCGCGCTGCTGGCGTGGCTGCGGGGCCGCTCGGATGCGCGCCACATGGCGGTGATGGTGGTGACGGCATTTGACGAGCTGCGCGTGCGCGCCTGGCAGCTCAAGGACGCGCTGGGCATCCACGCGCTGCTCAGCCGGCGCGCGGGGCCAGAGGCGATGCGCGACGGCGTGCGGCGCGCGCTCGCGGGCCAGCTCGCGGGCCACGGCCAGCTGGAGCTCAACGCGGAGGAAGAGAAGCGGCGGCTCGCGCGCATCGACGAGCTGAAGCTGGTGGACCCGGGCCCGCCCGACCAGAAGCTTCAGGACCTGGTGGCGGAGGTGGCGCAGGCCTTCGGGGTGCCCGTCGCGCTGCTGACGCTGGTGCTGGGGGACAAGCAGTGGTTCAAGGCGCACGTGGGGCTGCCCGCCGCGCTCGCGAAGGAACGGGGCACGCCGCGCGACTGGGCCTTCTGCCACCACGTGGTGCAGGGCCGCGAGGCCCTGGTGGTGCCGGACGCCACGCGCCATCCGGTGTTCAGGGACAACCCGCTGGTGCGCGACGGCATCGTCGGCAGCTACGCGGGCGCGCCGCTCATCACCTCCACCGGGGACGTGCTGGGCTCGCTGTGCGTCATCGACACGCGCCCGCTGATGCTGGGCCCGGAGGACCTGGCGGCGCTGCGCGAGCTGGCGAACCGCGTGGCGGAGAACCTGGAGCACCCCACGGCGCGGGGCCTGCCACGCCCCATCACGCCGAGGCCCCTGGGCGCTTCAGAGCCGGTGCTCACCGAGGCCGCGGCGCTGGCGCTGGTGCGCGAGGCGGTGAGCGCCCTCGACGTGCCGGTGCTGGTGGTGGCGCCGGGCCGCAGGCCCTTCGCATCCAACGCGGCGCTGGCGGAGCTCCTGGGTCTGCCGGAGGACCGGCTGTCGGGCATGGCCTTCGATTCGCTGTGCCAGCACATCGCCAGCCTGACCGCGGACCCCGGCGGCACGCTGCGGCAGCTGGACCTGGCGGCGGAGAGCTCGCGCGGGCTGCACCTGACGCTGTCGCTGGAGCGGCCCCGGCCGCGCGAGGTGCGCTGGGTGGCGCGGCCCTTCCTGGTGCCCGGGGGCATCGCGCAGCTCCTGTCGCTGATGGACCTGGGCATCGGCGCGGACCTGAAGGGCACGCGCGAGCGGCTCCTGCGCCAGGACGCGCTCACGGGGCTGGACACCCGGCGCGTGGGCGAGGAGCGGCTGGCCAGGGAGATTGGCCGCTGCCGCCGGGAGGGCCTGCCCACCAGCCTGCTCCTGGTGGACCTGGTGGAGCTGGGCGCCGTCAACCGCGCGCGCGGCTACGACGCGGGCGACGCGGCGCTGCGGGAGCTGGCCCGGCACGCGGAGGGCCACTGCCCTCCCCCGGGCTTCGTGGTGCGCTGGACGGGGGACTCCCTCCTGCTCGTGCTGCCCGGGGCGGACGCCGTGGCCGCGGAGGCCGCGCGCCAGCAGCTCCATGACATGCCCGGCCAGCCCGCATGTGTGTCCATCGCCGTGACGGTGCAGGGCGAGGAGGATCCGCACGGCACCCTGGACCGCGCGCGCGCCGCGCTGGTTCGAGCGAAGTCGGAGCGCAAGGCCGCCCCCCCGCGCGACTGA
- a CDS encoding TetR/AcrR family transcriptional regulator yields the protein MTPTGRKPDEGERYRAILETAARLICERGYEGTSMQEIAAACRMTKAGLYHHIQNKEQLLFAIMNYGMDVFEEQVLAPVQDVADPVERLRQCMRQNIHLVTSGRSKEVIIILHEHATLTGEAREYIDRRKKRYVRFLEDAFAEANRLGRLRGVVDPTVAAFSFLGMILWVYKWFKPDGRLTEEQIADGMVELLFPSAASAVSAPAPSAEDAPALRMVPRAASGSGSGGEPQ from the coding sequence ATGACACCCACGGGGCGCAAACCGGACGAGGGCGAGCGGTACAGGGCCATCCTGGAGACGGCGGCGCGGCTCATCTGCGAGCGCGGCTACGAGGGCACGTCGATGCAGGAGATCGCCGCCGCGTGCCGGATGACCAAGGCGGGGCTCTACCACCACATCCAGAACAAGGAGCAGCTGCTCTTCGCCATCATGAACTACGGCATGGACGTGTTCGAGGAGCAGGTCCTCGCGCCCGTTCAGGACGTGGCGGATCCGGTGGAGCGGCTGCGCCAGTGCATGCGGCAGAACATCCACCTGGTGACGAGCGGCCGCAGCAAGGAGGTCATCATCATCCTCCACGAGCACGCCACGCTCACCGGTGAAGCGCGCGAGTACATCGACCGGCGCAAGAAGCGCTACGTGCGCTTCCTGGAGGACGCGTTCGCGGAGGCCAACCGCCTGGGCCGCCTGCGCGGCGTGGTGGACCCCACCGTCGCGGCCTTCTCGTTCCTGGGAATGATCCTGTGGGTCTACAAGTGGTTCAAGCCGGACGGGCGTCTCACCGAGGAGCAGATCGCCGACGGCATGGTGGAGCTGCTCTTTCCCTCCGCCGCTTCGGCCGTGAGCGCCCCGGCCCCTTCGGCTGAAGACGCGCCCGCGCTGCGCATGGTGCCGCGCGCCGCTTCCGGCTCCGGTTCTGGAGGGGAGCCCCAGTGA
- a CDS encoding DNA-binding response regulator has product MSLRTTRALLLGADESLASLLADVLGDLGIALFLDAGDAARPDLVLAHVERGEAILPVLTHARDCAAAAPVVVLLPFADERLVSRALCQGARACFALGRPLDELRALLRSHFPLLETPHG; this is encoded by the coding sequence GTGTCCCTGCGCACAACCCGGGCCCTGCTGCTCGGTGCGGATGAGTCCCTGGCCTCGCTGCTGGCGGACGTGCTGGGCGACCTGGGCATCGCCCTGTTCCTGGACGCGGGGGACGCGGCCCGGCCGGACCTGGTGCTGGCGCACGTGGAGCGCGGGGAGGCCATCCTCCCGGTGCTGACGCACGCGCGGGACTGCGCCGCCGCCGCGCCCGTCGTCGTCCTGCTGCCCTTCGCGGACGAGCGCCTGGTGTCCCGCGCCCTGTGTCAGGGGGCCCGGGCATGTTTCGCGCTGGGCCGCCCGCTCGATGAGCTTCGCGCCCTCCTGCGCTCGCACTTTCCTCTGTTGGAGACCCCCCATGGGTGA
- a CDS encoding DUF6232 family protein: protein MGEPMAVVTVLRPVVPLRDAERRPVAPVPDAGETSLFQAGQVRVTGERLVVGGQSWALRDVLQVETARRTPKVWPYLLAVGLAAALGLPLLSWLSVSVTALKGAYEAGLVVTALGLFASMAALLVVEDTHYLVLGLPGGSRRVFGSHDAQLIARLAGTVRAACQRP, encoded by the coding sequence ATGGGTGAACCGATGGCCGTCGTCACCGTGCTGCGTCCCGTTGTCCCCCTGCGTGATGCGGAGCGCCGCCCGGTGGCTCCGGTGCCGGACGCGGGGGAGACCTCCCTCTTCCAGGCCGGCCAGGTCCGCGTCACCGGCGAGCGGCTCGTCGTGGGCGGCCAGAGCTGGGCGCTGCGCGACGTGCTCCAGGTGGAGACCGCGCGCCGCACCCCGAAGGTGTGGCCCTACCTGCTCGCGGTGGGGCTGGCCGCGGCGCTGGGGCTGCCGCTCTTGTCCTGGCTGTCCGTCAGCGTGACGGCGCTGAAGGGCGCGTACGAGGCGGGGCTCGTCGTCACCGCCCTGGGCCTCTTCGCGTCCATGGCCGCGCTGCTCGTGGTGGAGGACACCCACTACCTGGTGCTGGGGCTGCCGGGCGGCTCGCGCCGCGTCTTCGGCAGCCACGACGCCCAGCTCATCGCGCGGCTTGCGGGGACGGTGCGGGCCGCGTGCCAGCGGCCGTGA